A section of the Streptomyces sp. Je 1-369 genome encodes:
- a CDS encoding antibiotic biosynthesis monooxygenase, whose translation MAAPITRAFPDVRRADAGTILVSSWTLPVPGVQKQAADLVIEEWEHQERPDAMLSFTTFLSENGREVLNYAQWTDDDSHREWARAARCSEDISRVDRMVLGIERPGEVRYSLYRSYATDEGTESTPGALVTPIFETEGPDSQRAFIDGVIAILERTRPPGLLAAHFHTSKDGRRVLNHAEWRDMSAWRRFAESGGTVELGTMIEGLEGVTPAPTQPSVPRYLPYKSLVNVAAP comes from the coding sequence ATGGCCGCACCAATAACCCGTGCCTTTCCCGACGTCCGGCGGGCGGACGCCGGGACGATCCTCGTCAGCTCCTGGACCCTGCCGGTTCCAGGGGTCCAGAAGCAGGCGGCGGACCTGGTGATCGAGGAGTGGGAACACCAGGAACGCCCGGACGCCATGCTCTCGTTCACGACCTTCCTCAGCGAGAACGGCCGCGAGGTCCTCAACTACGCGCAGTGGACGGACGACGATTCCCACCGCGAGTGGGCGCGCGCGGCCCGGTGTTCCGAGGACATCAGCAGGGTCGACCGCATGGTGCTCGGCATCGAACGGCCCGGCGAGGTGCGCTACTCGCTCTACCGCAGCTACGCCACCGATGAGGGAACGGAGAGCACCCCCGGCGCCCTGGTCACTCCCATCTTCGAGACCGAAGGGCCGGACAGCCAGCGCGCGTTCATCGACGGCGTCATCGCGATCCTGGAGCGGACCCGGCCGCCGGGGCTGCTCGCGGCCCACTTCCACACGAGCAAGGACGGCCGCAGGGTCCTCAACCACGCCGAGTGGCGCGACATGTCCGCCTGGCGGCGCTTCGCCGAGAGCGGCGGCACGGTCGAACTGGGCACGATGATCGAGGGCTTGGAGGGCGTCACTCCGGCTCCGACCCAGCCCAGCGTGCCGCGCTACCTCCCGTACAAGAGCCTGGTGAACGTCGCCGCGCCGTGA
- a CDS encoding MarR family winged helix-turn-helix transcriptional regulator, producing the protein MKTPDPDGLLAEQLLRLTRRLQRIQKRHLVPTGITPAQSRLLRTLAHYETPPRMADLAERLEVVPRAVTTLVDGLEAADLVRRAPDLTNRRVIRIELTDAGLKALGELRGARRAAAEDILAPLDAEQRAQLGVLLNALFDVPDVRRC; encoded by the coding sequence ATGAAGACCCCGGACCCCGACGGCCTGCTCGCCGAACAGTTGCTGCGGCTGACCCGCAGGCTGCAGCGGATCCAGAAGCGCCACCTGGTGCCGACCGGCATCACGCCCGCGCAGTCCCGCCTCCTGCGCACCCTCGCGCACTACGAGACGCCGCCGCGCATGGCCGACCTCGCCGAACGCCTGGAAGTCGTGCCCCGCGCCGTGACCACGCTGGTCGACGGCCTGGAGGCCGCCGATCTGGTGCGCCGGGCGCCCGACCTCACCAACCGCCGGGTAATCCGCATCGAGCTCACCGACGCGGGACTCAAGGCCCTGGGTGAGCTGCGCGGCGCACGCCGCGCCGCCGCGGAGGACATCCTTGCCCCATTGGACGCCGAACAGCGGGCACAGTTGGGCGTGCTGCTGAACGCACTGTTCGACGTGCCGGACGTCCGCCGCTGCTGA
- a CDS encoding ABC transporter ATP-binding protein, translating to MRHDESTWTPQPPAPGEEPQPRQMRRILRLFRPYRGRLAIVGLLVCAASLVGVATPFLLKEILDTALPQGRTGLLSLLALGMILSAVVTSVFGVLQTLISTSVGQRVMHDLRTAVYGRLQSMSLAFFTRTRTGEVQSRIANDIGGMQATVTSTATSLVSNLTSVIATVVAMLALDWRLTVVSLLLLPVFVWISRRVGRERKKIATQRQKQMAVMAATVTESLSVSGILLGRTMGRADSLTKSFSAESEQLVDLEIRSNMAGRWRMAVITIVMAAMPAVIYWTAGIAFQAGGPTVSIGTLVAFVSLQQGLFRPTVSLLSTGVQIQTSLALFQRIFEYLDLPIDITEPEQPVHLDKIKGEVRFEDVEFRYDEKAAPTLQDIDIVIPAGGSLAVVGPTGSGKSTLSHLVPRLYDVTGGRVTLDGVDVRDLDFDTLARAVGVVSQETYLFHASVADNLRFAKPDATDEELFTAARAAQIHDHIASLPEGYDTVVGERGHRFSGGEKQRLAIARTILRDPPVLILDEATSALDTRTERAVQEAIDALSAGRTTLTIAHRLSTVRGADQIVVLDEGRAAERGTHEELLERDGRYAALVRRDAQLEPAR from the coding sequence ATGCGTCACGACGAATCCACCTGGACGCCGCAGCCCCCTGCCCCCGGCGAGGAGCCGCAGCCGCGCCAGATGCGCCGCATCCTTCGCCTCTTCCGTCCCTACCGAGGCCGCCTCGCGATCGTGGGCCTGCTGGTCTGCGCCGCCTCGCTCGTCGGGGTCGCGACCCCGTTCCTGCTGAAGGAGATCCTCGACACCGCCCTGCCGCAGGGGCGCACGGGCCTGCTGAGCCTGCTCGCGCTCGGCATGATCCTCAGCGCGGTCGTCACGAGCGTCTTCGGCGTCCTGCAGACCCTGATCAGCACGTCCGTGGGGCAGCGCGTCATGCACGACCTGCGCACCGCGGTGTACGGCAGGTTGCAGAGCATGTCCCTGGCCTTCTTCACCCGCACCCGCACGGGCGAGGTCCAGTCCCGGATCGCCAACGACATCGGCGGCATGCAGGCGACCGTCACCTCCACCGCCACGTCCCTGGTCTCGAACCTCACCAGCGTCATCGCGACCGTCGTCGCGATGCTGGCCCTGGACTGGCGGCTCACCGTCGTCTCGCTCCTGCTGCTCCCGGTCTTCGTGTGGATCAGCCGCCGCGTCGGCCGCGAGCGCAAGAAGATCGCCACGCAGCGCCAGAAGCAGATGGCCGTCATGGCCGCGACCGTCACCGAATCGCTCTCCGTGAGCGGCATCCTCCTCGGCCGCACGATGGGGCGCGCCGACTCCCTCACCAAGTCGTTCTCCGCCGAGTCCGAGCAACTGGTCGACCTGGAGATCCGGTCCAACATGGCGGGCCGCTGGCGCATGGCCGTCATCACGATCGTGATGGCCGCCATGCCGGCCGTCATCTACTGGACGGCGGGCATCGCCTTCCAGGCGGGCGGCCCGACCGTCTCCATCGGCACGCTCGTCGCCTTCGTCTCGCTCCAGCAGGGCCTCTTCCGGCCGACCGTGAGCCTGCTCTCCACCGGCGTGCAGATCCAGACCTCGCTCGCGCTCTTCCAGCGCATCTTCGAGTACCTCGACCTGCCCATCGACATCACCGAGCCCGAGCAGCCGGTGCACCTCGACAAGATCAAGGGTGAGGTCCGCTTCGAAGACGTCGAGTTCCGTTACGACGAGAAGGCGGCGCCCACGCTCCAGGACATCGACATCGTCATACCCGCGGGCGGCAGCCTCGCCGTGGTCGGACCCACCGGCTCCGGCAAGTCGACACTGAGCCACCTCGTGCCCCGGCTCTACGACGTCACGGGCGGCCGCGTCACCCTCGACGGGGTCGACGTGCGCGACCTCGACTTCGACACCCTCGCGCGCGCCGTCGGCGTGGTCTCCCAGGAGACGTACCTCTTCCACGCCTCGGTCGCCGACAACCTCCGCTTCGCCAAGCCCGACGCCACCGACGAAGAGCTCTTCACCGCCGCCCGCGCCGCCCAGATCCACGACCACATCGCCTCCCTCCCGGAGGGGTACGACACGGTCGTCGGTGAGCGCGGCCACCGCTTCTCCGGCGGCGAGAAGCAGCGCCTCGCCATCGCCCGCACCATCCTGCGCGATCCGCCGGTGCTCATACTCGACGAGGCGACCAGCGCCCTCGACACCCGCACGGAGCGCGCCGTGCAGGAAGCCATCGACGCGCTGTCCGCCGGCCGGACCACCCTCACCATCGCCCACCGGCTCTCCACCGTCCGGGGCGCCGACCAGATCGTGGTCCTGGACGAGGGCCGGGCCGCCGAGCGCGGCACCCACGAGGAACTCCTGGAGCGCGACGGCCGTTACGCCGCCCTGGTTCGCAGAGACGCCCAACTGGAGCCCGCGAGATGA
- a CDS encoding S8 family peptidase, giving the protein MPSRRRQTAVLLSAALTATGLLTVTPSSHAAPGSAGGELRLAGGSEVAVPDGWIVVLKDQKRLRDSAVSGVARELVGRAEGARLGHVYRAALHGFSARMSRSQAAGLAADPRVAYVRQDTRVRIDSADSADSAKDQTQPNAPWGLDRIDQRRLPLSTTYTYRTTAPGVSIYIIDTGLRTTHAEFGGRASVGTDTVGDGRNGDDCNGHGTHVGGIAAGKTYGVAKQARPVAVRVLDCQGSGTTSGVVAGIDWVTAKAAKPAVANMSLGGAASDVLDSAVRRSIRSGVTYTVAAGSSGQAGGACNTSPSRVPETISVGASDRGDRRASSSNHGSCVSLFAPGVQIPSAWKDSDTATATLSGTSMATGHAAGAAALHLGVRPTDTPAQVKKGLVDNATTGVLQGSPPVTPDKLLYTLYLG; this is encoded by the coding sequence ATGCCCTCCCGTCGGCGGCAGACAGCGGTGCTGCTCTCCGCCGCGCTGACAGCCACCGGACTGCTCACCGTCACTCCCTCTTCCCACGCCGCGCCCGGCTCCGCCGGGGGAGAGCTGCGGCTCGCGGGCGGTTCCGAGGTCGCCGTGCCGGACGGCTGGATCGTCGTACTGAAGGACCAGAAGCGGCTGAGGGACTCCGCCGTGTCCGGCGTGGCGCGCGAGCTCGTCGGCCGGGCCGAAGGAGCGCGGCTCGGGCACGTGTACCGGGCGGCGTTGCACGGATTCTCCGCTCGGATGAGCCGGTCACAGGCGGCCGGACTCGCCGCCGATCCCCGTGTCGCGTACGTCCGCCAGGACACCCGGGTCCGGATCGACAGTGCGGACAGTGCGGACAGCGCGAAGGACCAGACCCAGCCCAACGCCCCCTGGGGCCTCGACCGCATCGACCAGCGCCGCCTCCCGCTGTCCACCACGTACACCTACCGCACCACCGCCCCCGGCGTGAGCATCTACATCATCGACACCGGGCTGCGCACCACCCACGCGGAGTTCGGCGGCCGCGCCTCCGTCGGGACCGACACGGTGGGCGACGGCCGGAACGGTGACGACTGCAACGGGCACGGCACGCATGTGGGCGGTATCGCGGCGGGGAAGACGTACGGCGTGGCCAAGCAGGCGCGGCCGGTCGCGGTGCGCGTCCTCGACTGCCAGGGCTCGGGCACCACCTCGGGGGTCGTCGCGGGCATCGACTGGGTGACGGCGAAGGCCGCGAAACCGGCGGTCGCGAACATGAGTCTGGGCGGGGCGGCCAGCGACGTCCTCGACAGCGCGGTGCGGCGCTCCATCCGCTCCGGCGTCACGTACACGGTCGCGGCGGGCAGCTCCGGCCAGGCCGGCGGGGCCTGCAACACGTCGCCGTCCCGGGTGCCGGAGACCATCAGCGTCGGCGCGAGCGACCGCGGCGACCGCCGGGCGTCCTCCTCCAACCACGGCTCGTGCGTGTCCCTGTTCGCACCGGGCGTGCAGATACCCTCCGCCTGGAAGGACAGCGACACCGCGACGGCCACCCTCAGCGGTACGTCGATGGCCACCGGGCACGCGGCGGGCGCGGCCGCGCTGCATCTGGGCGTCCGGCCCACGGACACCCCGGCGCAGGTCAAGAAGGGCCTCGTGGACAACGCCACCACAGGAGTGCTGCAAGGCAGCCCGCCCGTCACCCCGGACAAGCTGCTCTACACACTGTACCTAGGCTAG
- a CDS encoding FAD-binding and (Fe-S)-binding domain-containing protein, which yields MPLLEPEPDALRPGAASRSDGPSHDRVPDRRGGGTPEPLRSELIALLGADKVLTKVSDLVRYASDASPYRFVPQVVVVPEDIDDVSAVLSYAHGKSREVVFRAAGTSLNGQAQGEDILVDVRKHWSGVEVLGAGERARIGPGTTVVRANATLSRFGRVLGPDPASAIACTVGGVVANNASGMTAGTTRNSYRTVASLTVVLPSGTVVDTAEPDADEQLAHAEPALCAGLLTIKREIEADPELTARIREKYEIKNTNGYRLDAFLDGTTPVEILRGLMVGSEGTFGFLSEIVFDTLPLDRHTSTALLFFPSLPAAAAAVPLFNTAGALAVELMDGNTLRASVSVQGVPADWAQLPKSTAALLVEFRAPDEAAQEAYEAAAAKALEGLELIAPAPSVTNAFTRDARTIGGYWKARKAFVTAVGGSRPSGTTLITEDFAVPPGRLAEACEALLDLQTRHGFDAAVAGHAAHGNLHFLLAFDAALPADVERYAAFMDAFCRLTVERFDGSLKAEHATGRNIAPFLEMEWGPKATELMWRTKQVIDPDGVLAPRIVLDRDPKAHLRGLKTIPRVEPIADPCIECGFCEPTCPSGDLTTTPRQRIVLRREMMRQPAGSPVEDGLVEAYGYDAVDTCAGDSTCSIACPVGIDTGALMKEFRHARHSPREERAAAVAAKNFKAVEASARLAVAAADRISDRLLTTVTRTARKAVRPDLVPEWLPQIPGAAARKLPRTARVGASAVYYPACVNRIFGSPGDRSLAEAVVAVSARAGKPVWIPDDVAGTCCATIWHSKGYEAGNRVMANRIVEAAWGWTAGGRLPLVVDASSCTLGIAREVAPYLTADNRELHRELTVVDSVVWAADELLPGLTVHRTVGSAVLHPTCSMQHLGDEAQLRAVAEACADEVVVPDDAGCCAFAGDRGMLHKELTESATRKEAAEVTSRPFDAHLSANRMCEVGMDHATGRGYYSVLLELERATRP from the coding sequence ATGCCGCTGCTGGAGCCCGAGCCGGACGCCCTGCGTCCCGGTGCCGCGTCGCGCTCGGACGGCCCTTCCCACGACCGCGTGCCGGACCGGCGCGGCGGCGGCACCCCGGAGCCGCTCCGCTCGGAACTGATCGCGCTGCTCGGCGCGGACAAGGTCCTGACGAAGGTCTCGGACCTGGTGCGGTACGCCTCGGACGCCAGCCCCTACCGCTTCGTGCCGCAGGTCGTGGTGGTCCCCGAGGACATCGACGACGTGTCGGCCGTCCTGTCGTACGCGCACGGCAAGAGCCGCGAAGTCGTCTTCCGCGCGGCCGGTACGTCGCTGAACGGCCAGGCACAGGGCGAGGACATCCTCGTCGACGTGCGCAAGCACTGGTCGGGCGTGGAGGTGCTCGGCGCGGGTGAGCGGGCGCGCATCGGCCCCGGCACGACGGTCGTGCGGGCCAACGCGACACTCTCCCGGTTCGGCCGCGTGCTCGGCCCCGACCCCGCCAGCGCGATCGCCTGCACGGTCGGCGGCGTCGTCGCGAACAACGCGTCGGGCATGACGGCGGGCACCACCCGCAACTCCTACCGCACGGTCGCCTCCCTCACCGTCGTCCTCCCCTCCGGAACGGTCGTGGACACGGCCGAACCGGACGCGGACGAGCAACTGGCGCACGCGGAGCCCGCCCTGTGCGCGGGCCTGCTGACCATCAAGCGCGAGATCGAGGCCGACCCGGAGCTGACGGCCCGTATCCGCGAGAAGTACGAGATCAAGAACACCAACGGCTACCGCCTCGACGCGTTCCTCGACGGCACGACGCCCGTGGAGATCCTGCGGGGCCTGATGGTGGGCTCCGAGGGCACCTTCGGCTTCCTCTCCGAGATCGTCTTCGACACGCTGCCGCTGGACCGGCACACGAGCACCGCCCTGCTGTTCTTCCCCTCGCTCCCCGCGGCCGCCGCCGCTGTGCCGCTGTTCAACACCGCGGGCGCTCTCGCCGTCGAGCTGATGGACGGCAACACCTTGCGGGCGTCGGTCAGCGTCCAGGGGGTGCCCGCCGACTGGGCGCAGCTGCCGAAGTCGACGGCCGCGCTCCTCGTCGAGTTCCGGGCCCCGGACGAGGCCGCACAGGAGGCGTACGAAGCGGCGGCCGCGAAGGCTCTGGAAGGCCTGGAGCTGATCGCGCCCGCGCCGTCGGTGACCAACGCGTTCACGCGCGACGCCAGGACGATCGGCGGCTACTGGAAGGCGCGCAAGGCGTTCGTCACCGCCGTCGGCGGCTCCCGCCCCTCGGGGACGACGCTGATCACCGAGGACTTCGCGGTCCCGCCCGGCCGGCTCGCCGAGGCCTGCGAGGCGCTGCTCGACCTCCAGACGCGGCACGGCTTCGATGCCGCCGTCGCGGGCCACGCGGCCCACGGCAACCTGCACTTCCTGCTCGCCTTCGACGCGGCGCTCCCCGCCGACGTCGAGCGCTATGCCGCGTTCATGGACGCGTTCTGCCGCCTGACCGTGGAGCGTTTCGACGGCTCCCTGAAGGCGGAGCACGCCACGGGCCGCAACATCGCGCCGTTCCTGGAGATGGAGTGGGGTCCGAAGGCGACCGAGCTGATGTGGCGCACGAAGCAGGTCATCGACCCGGACGGGGTGCTCGCGCCCCGCATCGTCCTGGACCGGGACCCGAAGGCGCATCTGCGCGGCCTGAAGACCATCCCCCGGGTGGAGCCGATCGCCGACCCGTGCATCGAGTGCGGCTTCTGCGAACCGACGTGCCCCAGCGGAGACTTGACCACGACACCGCGCCAGCGCATCGTGCTGCGCCGCGAGATGATGCGCCAGCCCGCGGGCTCCCCGGTGGAGGACGGCCTCGTCGAGGCGTACGGGTACGACGCCGTGGACACCTGCGCGGGCGACTCCACCTGCAGCATCGCCTGCCCCGTGGGGATCGACACGGGCGCCCTGATGAAGGAGTTCCGGCACGCACGGCACTCACCGCGCGAGGAGAGGGCGGCCGCTGTCGCCGCGAAGAACTTCAAGGCCGTCGAGGCGTCGGCACGGCTCGCCGTGGCCGCCGCCGACCGGATCAGCGACCGGCTGCTGACCACGGTCACCCGCACCGCGCGCAAGGCCGTGCGCCCGGACCTCGTCCCCGAGTGGCTGCCGCAGATCCCCGGGGCCGCGGCGCGCAAACTGCCGCGCACCGCGCGCGTGGGAGCCTCCGCCGTCTACTACCCGGCGTGCGTCAACCGCATCTTCGGCTCCCCCGGCGACCGCTCCCTGGCGGAGGCCGTCGTCGCCGTCTCCGCGCGCGCGGGGAAGCCGGTCTGGATTCCGGACGACGTCGCGGGGACGTGCTGCGCGACGATCTGGCACTCCAAGGGGTACGAAGCGGGCAACAGGGTCATGGCCAATCGCATCGTCGAGGCGGCCTGGGGCTGGACGGCGGGCGGCCGCCTGCCACTGGTCGTCGACGCCTCGTCCTGCACGCTCGGCATCGCCCGCGAGGTCGCGCCGTATCTGACCGCGGACAACAGGGAGTTGCACCGGGAGCTCACGGTCGTCGACTCGGTCGTCTGGGCCGCCGACGAACTGCTCCCCGGACTTACGGTGCACCGCACGGTCGGCTCCGCCGTCCTGCACCCCACCTGCTCCATGCAGCACCTCGGCGACGAGGCGCAGCTGCGTGCCGTCGCCGAGGCGTGCGCGGACGAGGTGGTCGTCCCGGACGACGCCGGGTGCTGCGCCTTCGCCGGCGACCGGGGCATGCTCCACAAGGAACTCACGGAGTCGGCCACGCGCAAGGAGGCCGCGGAGGTCACGTCCCGCCCCTTCGACGCACACCTCTCCGCGAACCGCATGTGCGAGGTGGGCATGGACCACGCGACGGGGCGCGGCTACTACTCCGTACTCCTGGAACTGGAGCGCGCGACGCGCCCGTGA
- a CDS encoding NAD(P)-binding domain-containing protein, which yields MNDTGVRIADVVVVGAGQAGLSSAYHLRRVGFEPDRDFVVLDHAPRPGGAWQFRWPSLTYGKVHGMHALPGMELTGADPARPSSEVVGEYFEAYERRFDLRVRRPVDVHGVREGEDGRLLVGTSAGTWSTRALISATGTWDRPFWPRYPGQDTFRGRQLHTAVYPGPEALAGQRVIVVGGGASGTQHLMEIAPYAASTTWVTRSEPVFREGPFDENWGRAAVAMVEERVRQGLPPRSVVSVTGLPMNDAIRRARADGVLDRLPMFDRITPTGVEWDDGRRVDADVILWATGFRPAVDHLAPLRLRGPGGGIRLEGTRVAADPRIHLVGYGPSASTIGANRAGRAAVRDVQRLLAGTSVQALA from the coding sequence GTGAACGACACCGGGGTAAGAATTGCGGACGTGGTGGTCGTCGGCGCCGGGCAGGCCGGCCTGTCCAGCGCCTACCACCTGCGGCGGGTCGGCTTCGAGCCGGACCGGGACTTCGTGGTCCTCGACCACGCGCCCCGGCCCGGCGGCGCCTGGCAGTTCCGGTGGCCTTCCCTGACGTACGGGAAGGTGCACGGCATGCACGCGCTCCCCGGCATGGAACTGACAGGAGCGGACCCCGCACGCCCGTCGTCGGAGGTCGTCGGGGAGTACTTCGAGGCGTACGAGCGACGCTTCGACCTGCGCGTACGGCGCCCCGTCGACGTCCACGGAGTCCGCGAGGGCGAGGACGGCAGGCTGCTCGTCGGGACGTCGGCGGGCACGTGGTCGACGCGGGCCCTGATCAGCGCGACGGGGACCTGGGACCGGCCGTTCTGGCCGCGCTACCCGGGGCAGGACACGTTCCGCGGACGGCAGTTACACACGGCGGTCTATCCGGGCCCCGAGGCCCTCGCGGGACAGCGGGTGATCGTCGTGGGCGGCGGCGCGTCCGGTACGCAGCACCTCATGGAGATCGCCCCGTACGCGGCGTCGACCACCTGGGTCACCCGCAGCGAGCCGGTGTTCCGCGAGGGGCCGTTCGACGAGAACTGGGGGCGCGCGGCCGTCGCCATGGTCGAGGAGCGCGTACGTCAGGGGCTGCCGCCGCGGAGTGTGGTGTCCGTGACGGGGCTGCCCATGAACGACGCGATCCGGCGGGCGCGGGCCGACGGCGTCCTCGACCGGCTGCCGATGTTCGACCGGATCACACCGACGGGCGTCGAGTGGGACGACGGCCGCCGCGTGGACGCGGACGTGATCCTCTGGGCGACCGGTTTCCGCCCCGCCGTCGACCACCTGGCGCCACTGCGGCTGCGCGGCCCGGGCGGCGGCATCCGCCTTGAGGGCACGAGGGTGGCCGCGGACCCCCGTATCCACCTCGTCGGCTACGGGCCCTCGGCCAGCACGATCGGCGCCAACCGCGCGGGGCGCGCGGCGGTGCGCGACGTCCAGCGACTCCTGGCCGGAACCTCGGTCCAGGCCCTAGCCTAG
- the mltG gene encoding endolytic transglycosylase MltG, producing the protein MQTKTPRRGTIRLTRRGRIALIATGAAAAAAAVAVPLLLPDDDKRPDTLTIPEGWRSSQVYTAVDKALDVPAGTTKKALPKADLKLPKDADGNPEGYLFPATYPLSSKSTPASVLTYMVNTANKKFGAGQVTAGADRNALNVYQSVTIASMIEAEAGSKEDMGKVARVIYNRLDRGMPLQMDSTINYALNRSTLATSERDTKISSPYNTYARMGLPPTPIGNPGEEAMRAANNPSPGDWLYFVTVKPGDTRFTSDFQEHQKNVGEFNKAK; encoded by the coding sequence ATGCAGACCAAGACTCCGAGACGCGGAACGATTCGACTGACGCGACGGGGCCGGATCGCCCTGATCGCGACCGGAGCCGCCGCCGCGGCCGCCGCCGTGGCGGTGCCGCTGCTGCTTCCCGACGACGACAAACGGCCCGACACGCTGACCATCCCTGAGGGGTGGCGTTCCAGCCAGGTGTATACGGCCGTGGACAAGGCCCTCGACGTGCCCGCGGGCACCACGAAGAAGGCGCTCCCGAAGGCCGACCTCAAACTTCCCAAAGACGCGGACGGCAACCCCGAGGGCTACCTCTTTCCGGCGACGTATCCGCTCAGCTCAAAGTCGACTCCGGCATCCGTCCTGACGTACATGGTGAACACGGCCAACAAGAAGTTCGGTGCCGGCCAAGTCACCGCCGGTGCGGACCGGAATGCGCTGAACGTCTACCAGAGCGTCACCATTGCGAGCATGATCGAGGCGGAAGCCGGCTCCAAGGAGGACATGGGCAAGGTCGCCAGGGTCATCTACAACCGTCTCGACCGTGGCATGCCTCTGCAGATGGACTCCACCATCAACTACGCGCTCAACCGCTCGACGCTCGCCACCAGCGAACGCGACACGAAGATCAGCAGCCCGTACAACACCTATGCGCGCATGGGTCTGCCGCCCACGCCGATCGGCAACCCCGGGGAGGAAGCGATGCGGGCGGCGAACAACCCATCTCCGGGGGACTGGCTGTATTTCGTCACCGTGAAACCAGGAGACACGCGTTTCACATCCGACTTCCAGGAACACCAGAAGAACGTGGGGGAGTTCAACAAGGCGAAGTAG